A segment of the Aureliella helgolandensis genome:
GGCAGCACTGCCATCTCCTCGACTGGTTTTAACAGCCTGGGCGATCTCTCGGCGGATGCGATTGATCGTGGTGAGCTGCCAGGCTACCTCACTGTCACTTTTCCAACAGGGATTGCCAATGGAAATGGGCATGATTTCGCCGTTTTCGAAAACGGTTTCGAATTCGGTGGCGGAACCAACCTCTTTGCGGAACTGGCGTATGTCGAAGTCTCCTCGAACGGAAGTGACTTTGCGAGGTTTCCTTCCCTGTCTACCAACACGACCTGGTCCGGCGGGTTCGGCCAGGCCTTTGCGGGGTTTGACACGACGCAAATCTACAATCTGGCCGGTAAGCACGCGGCGGGATTTGGAACACCATTTGAACTCGATGACCTGAGCTCCAGCCAGCAAGTCTTAGCTGGGGTAGTCGACCTGAACGACATCCAGTATTTACGGTTGGTCGACATTCCAGGCAACGGTAGCTTTCTGGATAGCCAAGGCAACCCGATCCTAGATACCTGGATGGGGACCGGTTCGGGAGGATTCGACTTCCGCCTGCCGGCTGGTCAAGGTGTCGGCGTCCTCAACAATCTAGCCTCCGTACCTGAACCCAACGTCTTAGCGCTGTTGAGTCTGACCTTGGTCGCTGGCATGGCTCGGCGACGCGCCCGCTAGGTTGGGTTGCGCAGAAAAAAAGTCGCA
Coding sequences within it:
- a CDS encoding PEP-CTERM sorting domain-containing protein (PEP-CTERM proteins occur, often in large numbers, in the proteomes of bacteria that also encode an exosortase, a predicted intramembrane cysteine proteinase. The presence of a PEP-CTERM domain at a protein's C-terminus predicts cleavage within the sorting domain, followed by covalent anchoring to some some component of the (usually Gram-negative) cell surface. Many PEP-CTERM proteins exhibit an unusual sequence composition that includes large numbers of potential glycosylation sites. Expression of one such protein has been shown restore the ability of a bacterium to form floc, a type of biofilm.); its protein translation is MRIFVLSGTALFTLAILTHSTLRAEIVYSGPRETGHAIDPAIPSTSSRFVEWANAIDATRTQFAPNGSTAISSTGFNSLGDLSADAIDRGELPGYLTVTFPTGIANGNGHDFAVFENGFEFGGGTNLFAELAYVEVSSNGSDFARFPSLSTNTTWSGGFGQAFAGFDTTQIYNLAGKHAAGFGTPFELDDLSSSQQVLAGVVDLNDIQYLRLVDIPGNGSFLDSQGNPILDTWMGTGSGGFDFRLPAGQGVGVLNNLASVPEPNVLALLSLTLVAGMARRRAR